A region of the Cannabis sativa cultivar Pink pepper isolate KNU-18-1 chromosome 3, ASM2916894v1, whole genome shotgun sequence genome:
actagtagaaaatttcttccataacagtagaaattttcaaaatttattctgataacttcatctagcatatacagtttttactgtataattaagaaaaataaatcacactctattatcaccaataaattttaatttattgtgtatgaattcattctaatttagttaatgtgattattaacacatagtggattattttagattgttattccacattcataatttcttgcaaggtttacaaataaacctaagaaagtcagtaactgtgagcaaatcttatcgacagacaagataagttctcacatttagaagtttaaggaacaagcaatatagtagtggctttgttttaaaattagcaaagacctttatgttccaagattctattgaaacttgatttagacacatttagaggtttttactacaaatgatgtcactcataaggatatgcaagttcaatctgacaataagaaatgtgttattaataagaattcttctacattatagcaccaaaaattatggaacatatctccataaatagaataaatgttagtaaatggtggggatcttcattacactagattttactaactttatttagaacttgtgtgaatttcattaagaatatgtattccaacaagtcaaaatcggtgcatactagaattctatcatattagaaatcatacaagtcaattaattttgaagacatggactcaaattttgcatctcttttttaacgattactcacataaataatttttctacaaaagtatagatttatatgtttcaaagacatttaattcttaagtagagaaatggtgcattttgcatattaagatagtgagatcaaatataaaatggagaatactacattaaaattcgtgagtatggataaactcccagtctaCAGTatattttttggacatggggtggagcctacatagcaaactccaatctttcctaaatctttgtctattgatactcttcaatggggtgtacatatcgaatcgtgttctaaccaaagttgtttctcaaacatattttgagttgtgataaggttgaaaaccgacttgatgacatgtacacattttataaatatacccatatatagttagagtacgaTTGTCAAAGGAAAGATCTGggtcctaaaccataaatgagcatatttcatttgaaaagctataaggtttaagggttacatattttattatccatctcacaacactagaactgtggaattaagaattgacttgatcagtgggagtgatcaatctaggaacctagtttctgagaaaaatcattcatattttctcaaacttccacctcaagtattagattaattatgatttagtacaacaacccttaaggttaatggttattgagaattcataactaatcattaatagtctacaagtcattgataaaattctaataagttatgttatttagtaattgcttataatttctaaaataacatgcatattgaaccatttgctcttttaagagtttgttggtccatccttaagatgacttattagaacaataagatcaatgttttctagtgattacattttgtacaataagagttcaactacaatattaatttgagacacaaattaaattatagaatgataaagaattgaaattgtagtacaacatgccatgaatgaagaaatgaatatcttaaagagcaataaagtttatctttagtaaagttgcctaatggggtggagaacattaattaagcacaagttttttcaccaataatattcattaggcaacattgagaaacataaagatataaaagaatattcattgctaagaagttcattttgaaataagaatcaataataaatgagatttacattctcacttgtttttataaaagattctattatagaccttggcatttgttgcttgttttaatttattaatcaattccaaacagtgaactagaggagaaggtatacagactgccataaagattttcctctaataAGTGGTGAACAAatgcaagcttaaagtgtctacttatagattaaaataaacatctcacaaattggtattatatcatcttttcctttaggtttgaaaagagaattatggaaataattatataccagaaggttagtgggagtaatatttgttttatacgtagacaatatgttacttgcaaatgatgataaaagttttctatataagttaaaataattcatatctcaaattattattttgagataaggaatataaataatatatataattttaattaattagagagtagccacagcatctctgattaaataaaattatgtattattcatctgatataacttttatctttaagtgtgataaattcaactcgaaccagcatctgaaaaatggtctggaatgagaataaattaagaacattcatttgcttctattttagaagcctaatgtatgcctaagagtctgaataagactttgcattacatttgtttcaggatcgttaagtagtatcagaataactaaagttaagaccactttatttttcatacaaagtgatgaggtatctttaagatactaaaaattatattcatacatattttaagatgaattgaccatctggaaatatagttaaccaattagattctaacatacttcactggttgtatttattcacgtaaatcaatattttattacgttcttaagattaccagtaagttatattgtggCGAATCTCAATGTTATTTCCACTATTTAAGTcacattcatttattgttttgaggatacatctcgtatgatgtattatagagtttcatagtaggcctagagttcagaattacagtttcattaggccattaagaaaattttgcgataaattcagctacaatatttatggctaataactctaagagtactggtcgaagctagcatatcgacattaagtatttagccataaaaaggcgtgataagtggtcattaatcacgcaaactaaattgggtgatcgcatagatccttgactaaaggcatgccgcaacacaaattcaaggatcataaagtaaatatgggattcagttaacccatatgcagtttttttatttgtacaaccaaaaattatttaatgaaactctaatttcgatattttctcatatttacgtgcaccttaatttcatctgagaaaattatcgtaagaggacctgaataaacataagggttagggtttattcacttaagtacattgccacataaagtacattgttatataataaatatatcgtaatacatggaagataatactcgacttataatgaggacatgtcgctatgattcgtatgtttattatataatgaggaacgtttgggtttgaatgttttagtttaaatgctgaccaagtgggagaatattagaatatttctaattaaggaaataaaataatattattgattctgataaatgaatattttatattcattgaatctggacgaaatcaattacgtaatattctatatatggtcagatttctatattcattacctgatttgatttcctgaattaattgtcaaaatattctgacaattaatgtggcacagatactgatggagtatctcacctataaatatagggtctcggtccccgagctcctcactcattctgttcataacagcaaattccatctaaagagagttgagagagcgaggaagcccgattacccacatcaaccagtttcctttgcagatcaaagcttatgtgggtttaaagctcaagaatcaatggctggaggtatttcgatccttaattatagtgcatatatgtttttattaatttcgcaCTTTATACATAATCATAtatgtttcagtttatacatataaattgtctAACATAAAGCCCATAGAACTAGTTGCCACTTGGCAAATACCATCACTACAGGTCATGTTACAAAAGCTTTGTTATactttgttattttctgttttagtcTGTCAATTTATATAAATACTAATGTACATCattcataaaaaattattaaaaatgttATGACTGATgagtacatttttttttatattagatCAAAACTGCATGGATTTTATTGGGAaggatatattaaaaaataaaaaataaattgacaaaataataataaaaaaacatgaAGCATAAAAAGATTCTCTTATTTCTTGTCGGATAATAAATTACATTATGAAATGGAAAACAACACTTGTATTTATTTGTCCACATATATAAGAAGCaaacaacaaaatataaatatcataTAACAAACAATTAAACACGTGCATTATGAAAGTTGAACATTTTGAAAAAAGCAATATTAAATTTgagttttctttttatttttgaaagggTGTTAAATTTTTGGTTTGAAATTATAATACTTGATACTACTCAAGTTCCCATAGCTTGAAAGATCCAGCTACAAAATCATAGTATCCACCTCTAAGTGTTATCTTTTTCTCTTCAACTCCCCTTTGAACAAATGGGTAGGAATGTAGATTCTTTAGAGACACATTTACTGCTTCCTGCATatccaattaattatttaataagtgTACTATTACTAAGAATATTTATGTATCATTACTATATATAAGCTAATTAATTAGATATAATTATTACCTCAGCACATATTTCACATTGTTCTTCAAATGACAAATTCTTGTGTTCAACTATGACTTTATCCTTGGCAGCTTGAGCTATGCTAACCCAATCATCAATGAAGTTGCTATAATTTAATAATCAAACCAATTAGTTAAATCACTATGATAAGTATAGACAtgactataaatatataataataaaccattaacagtaaaaataattataaaagttTCATTCTTACAAGGGAGCTGAACCATCTTCAGGATGAGACATAAGCCTCTTTACACCACCACAATGACTATGCCCAATCACTAAAATATTCTCTACCTTAAGCTCTTCTACTGCATATTCAATAATTGATCCAACTCCAGAGCCTTTCAACTAggaaatcataataataataacaaagattaattaataattaaccaATTAAGATTAGATAATTCAAAATATgaataactaataataattaattattaaataaattactttGTTAAAACTTGGAATTAAGTTGCCAATATTGCGGGCCATGAAAGCTTCTCCTggttgaaaatttaaaatatgggaAGGACTAACTCGAGAATCCGAGCATGCAAACACCAAA
Encoded here:
- the LOC115708904 gene encoding carbonic anhydrase 2: MAEEQFSESANYECSVKENLVITSEKAKRESESESESEEDETFGKVCPGQDLNDCFDPVQKIVHGFKHFLSNKFHKYPCMFNELKETQHPKFLVFACSDSRVSPSHILNFQPGEAFMARNIGNLIPSFNKLKGSGVGSIIEYAVEELKVENILVIGHSHCGGVKRLMSHPEDGSAPFNFIDDWVSIAQAAKDKVIVEHKNLSFEEQCEICAEEAVNVSLKNLHSYPFVQRGVEEKKITLRGGYYDFVAGSFKLWELE